The DNA region CCCAGGCGTACTTGGCGAAGTAGGCCCGCAGACCGGCCAGGAAGGGCTCCAGCCCCACGTACGCGACCAGCTGCTTGAGCACACTGGCACCCTTGGCGTACGTGATGCCGTCGAAGTTGACCTCGACCGCCTCCAGGTCCGGCATCTCACAGTAGACCGGGTGGGTGGAGGAGAGCTGGTCCTGCCGGTAGCCCCAGTTCTTCCGGACGGACAGGAAGGTCGTCCAGGCCTCCGTGAACCGGGTGGCGTGGGTGTTGCACCAGTGGCTGGCCCACTCGGCGAAGGACTCGTTCAGCCACAGGTCGTTCCACCAGCGCATGGTGACCAGGTCACCGAACCACATGTGGGCCATCTCGTGCAGGATCGTGTTGGCCCGCTGCTCGTACTCGAAGTCGGTGACCTGGGAGCGGAACAGGTAGTGCGACTCGGCGTGGGTGACACAGCCGAAGTTCTCCATCGCGCCGGCGTTGAAGTCCGGCACCCACAGCTGGTCGTACTTGGGCAGCGGGTAGCGCACCCCGAACTGCTCGTGGAAGAAGTCGAAGCCCTGCTTGGTGACCAGGAACAGGTCGTCGCTGTCGAGGTACTGCGCCATCGAGGTCCGGCAGAACAGGCCCAGGTCGATCCCGTCGTGGCTGTCCCGCACCTCGTGGTACGGCCCAGCGCACAGCGCGGTGATGTACGTGCTCATCCGCGCCGAGGTGGCGAAGTGGACCGTCTTGAGGTCCTCACCGGCCGGCTCCACCCGCTCCACGGTCGCGTTGGAGATCACCTTCCAGTGCTCCGGGACGGTGGCGTGCCAGGTGTAGACGCTCTTGAGGTCGGGCTGGTCGAAGCAGGCGAAGACCCGCTGGGCGTCAGCCGTCTCGAACTGGCTGTACAGATAGGTCTCCCCGTCCACCGGGTCGACACTGCGATGCAGGCCCTGCCCGGAGTTCGAGTACGCGAAGTCGGCGTCGACGACGAGGAGGTTCTCCTCGGCCAGCCCGGTCAGGGTCAGTCCCTTCTCGGCGGAGAAGTCGGTCAGGTCGACCGGGGTGCCGTTGAGGGTCGCCGAACGCACCGAGTCGGCGGCCACCTCGATGAAGGTGCCGGCGCCCGGTTCGCTGCAGCGGAAACGCACCTCTGTGATCGACCGGAAGGTGCGACCCCCCGCCGCGTGGACGGCACTGGACAGGTCCAGATTGATGTCGTACCCCGTCACCTCGAGCAGGCGGGCCCGCTCGGTCGCCTCGACCTGCGTCAGGTTGCGCACTCCCGGCACGTTCGTCTCCATCCGTTTCTCGCCGTACCCCACGGCCACATCATCGTGGACCGCCTGTGACGGCCCGTCCGATCCTGAAGTCTTCCACGGACGGGCAGCCGGTGGTGGGCGAGGTCACGCTGTGGTATCCAGCGCGATCGGGTCGCTGTGGAGTAAGGATCGGAGGGTGCACCGCTGCCCGGTGCCAGCATCCCGAAGGGACCTCGCTATGAACGAACGCACCAGCGTCGACATGTGGTTCGATCCGATCTGCCCCTGGGCGTGGGTCACCTCCCGCTGGCTGCTGGAGGTGGAACAGGTCCGCGACGTCCAGGTCCGGTTCCGCGTGATGAGCCTGTCGGTGCTCAACGAGGGCCGCGAACTGCCCGAGCCGTACCAGGAGGCGATGCGTACCGGCTGGGGGCCGGTGCGGGTGTGCATCGCGGCGGAGCAGCGGTACGGGTCGGCGGCGGTGGGTGCCCTCTACACCGCCCTGGGCATTCGGATCCACCTCGGCAAGGAGCAGGTCGGCCGCGAGTTGTTCGTCGCCGCCCTCACCGACGCCGGCCTGGACCCCGAACTGGCCGAGGCCGCCGAGGACAGCGGCCTCGACACCGCCCTGCGGCAGAGCCACGAGGAGGGCATGCGGCCGGTCGGCACCGAGGTGGGCACCCCGGTCATCCACGCACCCGGACCGGAGGGCCGGAAGGTGGCCTTCTTCGGCCCGGTGGTCACCCCGGCACCCAAGGGGGAGGCCGCCGGTCGGCTCTGGGACGGGGTACTGCTGGTGGCCGGCACCCCCGGCTTCTTCGAACTCAAGCGCACCCGCGACCTCGACCCCATCTTCGACTGAGGTGCAAGGAAGGGCCCCTTGTTAACGCCTCGGGTATAGGCCGGGTCCCTTGTTAACACCAGCTCCGCGTCGCCTCGGGCGCCGTACCCGGCGTCACCGCTGCCTTCGTGGAGTCGTTTGACCAGGTGTCCGCAGAGAGCCGGCGGGCCGCACCCGTGCCCGTCGGCCGCACTCGTGGAGGCGCCAGATGGCCAAACACCGTGCCCCGGTTTCCGACCGTCGGGCTCGTAGGGAGAGGACCGGCAACGAGGCGACCCACCCGGCGGACCTCAGCCAGCCGGTACCCAGGCAGGACCGGGAGAGCCCTCGACCGGACTTCGCCGAGGCCGGACTGACCTTCGGGGAGCGGCGCGAGTGGGCCGCCCCCCGACCTGACCTCGCCGAGCTGTGGCCCGGCCCACCGTACGACCGCTCCGGCGGTGGGCCGGCGCCGCAGCAGCGTCCGCTCAACGCCCCCGGGGTGCTCGGGCGTACCCCCGTGGTGGGGGTCGCCCGGGTGCCGGCCACCTCCCGGCTGACGCCGCCCGGTCGGGAGATCCGCAACCAGGGCCCGCGACCGGTACGACGTCCCGGCGTGGTGCCGGCGCCCGCCGGCCGGCATCGTCGGGCGGCGGAGCCGGACTGTTAACAAGGGACCCCTGCACTACCGCAGGCGTTAAGCGGGGGCCCTTCCTTTCACCTGGTGGGCGGGGGTGTGGGTCGGGCGGCGGGGCCGGAGGCGGCGACGGTAGCGTCATGGTCATGACGGTCGTGCACCCGATCACCCGGGCTTGGATCACCACTGGCGGCACCGGAGCGCAGAACTACGACGAGTTCGCCGACGACGCGGAGATCACCGCGATCATCGAGGCGAATCCGCACAGCGCCCTCGGCATCGAGATGCCACACCGGGCTCCGGACAGCCTCGGCAAGTCCTTCGGCGACGCGCTGCCGGACGCGGTGACCCGGCTGGCCGAGGCGAAGGCCGACGGCAGCTACACCCCCGCCGAGCAGGTCGTGGTCCTGTACCGGATCACCGCGCCGGGGGAGGAGCCGGCGTACGGCATCTTCGCCATGGTCGACACCGATCAGATCTCCACCCGGGCCGACGAGCCGGGCCTGGTCATCCGCAACGAGGACGTCTTCATCGCCAAGGTGCGCGAGCGGGTGGCCCTGGCCGAGGCGCTGGGGCACCTGCTCTCGCCGGTGCTGCTGTTGCAGACCGGGCGCGGTGACGAACTGCACGCAGCGCTGGCCAAGGCCACCGACGCGGCCGGCGCACCCGCCGCGACCGACCTGGACCAGGCCGGGCGTACGCACGCCATCTGGCTGCTCGGGCCGGGCCCGGAGCAGGACGAGCTGACCGCCCTGGCCGGTGGCGGGGAACTGGTCGTCGCCGACGGCAACCACCGCAGCCTCGCCGCCCAGACCGGCGGATTCCGCCGCTTCCTGGCGGTGGTGACCACCCCCGCCTCGGTGGCCATCCAGCCGTACAACCGCCTCATCAGCGAGCTGCCGACCACCCCGCAGGAGCTGCTCGACCGGCTGACCGCCGCCGGTGCGCAGGTCAGCTCCGTCGAGGGCCCGGCGCAGGTCCCGGCCGCCGGCGGCACCATCGTGCTCCAGCTACCCGGCCAGGCGTACGCGGTGACCCTGCCGCACACCGGCGCCGGCCGGCTGGAGAACCTCGACCACGCCCTGGTCGAGCGGCTGCTGTTGCGCGACGCCCTGGGGCTGGACCCGGGGGACAAGCGGATCACCTACGTCGGTGGCGACTACCCGGCCAGCTGGCTGGCCGGTGAGGTCGAGGCCGGCCGGGCCGAGTTGGCCATCCTCATCGCGCCGGTGACCGTGGACGACTTCGTCGCTGTGAACCTGGCTCGGGAGAAGATGCCGCGCAAGAGCACCTGGTTCACCCCGAAGGCGCGTGGCGGCCTGGTGGTAGCGGAGCTGCCGGACCCGGCGTGAGGGTTGTCGGGTCGGTGCCGGGTGAGGTTCGCACCGACCCGAAAGGGGCATAGTCGCACCTGGGTACCGCCCCGCCGGTGCCCGGTGCGGCCGGCCTGACAGACTGCCCGGTATGCGCGTCTACCTGGGATCCGATCACGCCGGTTTCGAGTTGAAGGTGCACCTGGCCAACCATCTCGCCAAGCAGGGGTACGAGGTGGTCGACGTCGGCCCGCACGTCTTCGACCCGGACGACGACTACCCGGCCTTCTGTCTGCACGCCGGCACCCGGGTGGTGGCCGACCCGGGCAGCCTGGGTGTGGTCATCGGTGGCTCCGGCAACGGCGAGCAGATCGCCGCCAACAAGGTGGCCGGAGTCCGTGCGGCTCTGGCCTGGAGCATCGAGACCGCCCAGTTGGGCCGGCAGCACAACGACGCCAACGTGGTCGCGGTCGGGGCCCGTCAGCACACCCTGGACGAGGCCACCGCGATCGTCGAGGCGTTCCTGACCACGGCCTTCTCCGGCAGCGAGCGGCACGCCCGCCGCATCGCCCAGGTCGCCGAGTACGAGCAGACCCGCAAGCTGCCCGACCTGCCCTGACTCTTCGTTACAGACCAACTCCGTTACGCCGAAACGGCGGGGTCCCGTGGCTGCGGATCCCGCCGTTCGGCGCAACTGCGAGCAGCGACCGCACAGCCGGGTCAGCGGCGGGGGAGTTCGTCG from Micromonospora sp. NBC_01739 includes:
- a CDS encoding ribose-5-phosphate isomerase; translated protein: MRVYLGSDHAGFELKVHLANHLAKQGYEVVDVGPHVFDPDDDYPAFCLHAGTRVVADPGSLGVVIGGSGNGEQIAANKVAGVRAALAWSIETAQLGRQHNDANVVAVGARQHTLDEATAIVEAFLTTAFSGSERHARRIAQVAEYEQTRKLPDLP
- a CDS encoding mycothiol-dependent nitroreductase Rv2466c family protein, with protein sequence MNERTSVDMWFDPICPWAWVTSRWLLEVEQVRDVQVRFRVMSLSVLNEGRELPEPYQEAMRTGWGPVRVCIAAEQRYGSAAVGALYTALGIRIHLGKEQVGRELFVAALTDAGLDPELAEAAEDSGLDTALRQSHEEGMRPVGTEVGTPVIHAPGPEGRKVAFFGPVVTPAPKGEAAGRLWDGVLLVAGTPGFFELKRTRDLDPIFD
- a CDS encoding DUF1015 family protein, yielding MTVVHPITRAWITTGGTGAQNYDEFADDAEITAIIEANPHSALGIEMPHRAPDSLGKSFGDALPDAVTRLAEAKADGSYTPAEQVVVLYRITAPGEEPAYGIFAMVDTDQISTRADEPGLVIRNEDVFIAKVRERVALAEALGHLLSPVLLLQTGRGDELHAALAKATDAAGAPAATDLDQAGRTHAIWLLGPGPEQDELTALAGGGELVVADGNHRSLAAQTGGFRRFLAVVTTPASVAIQPYNRLISELPTTPQELLDRLTAAGAQVSSVEGPAQVPAAGGTIVLQLPGQAYAVTLPHTGAGRLENLDHALVERLLLRDALGLDPGDKRITYVGGDYPASWLAGEVEAGRAELAILIAPVTVDDFVAVNLAREKMPRKSTWFTPKARGGLVVAELPDPA